A single Oncorhynchus kisutch isolate 150728-3 linkage group LG19, Okis_V2, whole genome shotgun sequence DNA region contains:
- the LOC109864289 gene encoding sorting and assembly machinery component 50 homolog B isoform X1, with translation MGTVHARSMDPLPMHGRDMGVHPDDMIEVQEAEQETKQEVLENKDVVVQHVNIEGLGRTKEDLLGYEISEVFHAKNLIDVMKKSHIARQKLLRLGIFKEVEVVIDTSDGADALPNGLDVTFEVTEMKRLTGSYNTMVGNNEGSMVLGVKLPNVFGRAEKLTFQFSYGTKETSYGLSFFKPQPGNFERNLALNLYKVTGQFPWSSLKETDRGVSTELNFPLWRTNHTLKWEGVWRELGCLARSASFAVREESGHTLKSALSHTMSIDNRNSAIFPKKGALLRINQELAGYTGGDASFLKEDFELQVNRRLVWDSVLSASLWGGCLLPIGGRPSSIADRFYLGGPTSVRGFGMYSIGPQSEGDYLGGEAYWAGGLHLYTPLPFRPGRAGFGDLFRTHFFLNAGNLCNLNYGEGPRAHLQKLAECIRWSYGAGIVLRLANIARLELNYCIPMGVQSGDRFSLTPKGYATASSLEQESASCDVITLPPGSSSREHDGKGRRALSLVIC, from the exons ATGGGGACTGTCCACGCCAGG AGTATGGACCCTCTCCCGATGCACGGGCGTGACATGGGCGTTCATCCCGACGACATGATTGAGGTGCAGGAGGCAGAACAAGAGACTAAACAGGAGGTCCTGGAAAACAAAGAC GTTGTTGTCCAACATGTCAACATTGAGGGCTTGGGCAGAACCAAAGAGGATCTGCTGGGCTATGAAATCTCAGAGGTCTTCCATGCTAAAAACCTTATTGAT GTCATGAAGAAGTCTCATATTGCCAGACAGAAACTGCTGCGTCTGGGCATCTTCAAAGAGGTGGAGGTTGTCATAGATACATCAGATG GTGCGGATGCGTTGCCCAATGGTCTGGACGTGACGTTCGAGGTGACAGAGATGAAGAGGCTGACGGGCAGCTACAACACCATGGTCGGCAACAACGAGGGCAGCATg GTGTTGGGTGTGAAGCTTCCTAACGTGTTTGGCCGTGCGGAGAAGTTAACCTTCCAGTTTTCCTATGGGACCAAGGAGACTTCCTACGGCCTGTCCTTCTTCAAGCCCCAGCCAGGCAACTTCGAACGCAA CCTCGCTCTAAACCTGTACAAAGTCACAGGCCAGTTTCCATGGAGCTCCctcaaagagacagacagaggagtctCCACTGAGCTCAAT TTTCCTCTGTGGAGGACCAACCACACTCTGAAGTGGGAGGGTGTGTGGCGGGAGCTGGGTTGTCTGGCACGCAGTGCCTCCTTCGCCGTGCGAGAAGAGAGCGGACACACCCTCAAGTCTGCCCTCTCG CACACCATGTCCATTGACAACAGGAACTCTGCCATCTTCCCCAAGAAAGGTGCCTTACTGAGGATCAACcag GAGCTGGCTGGCTATACAGGCGGAGACGCAAGCTTCCTGAAGGAGGACTTTGAGCTGCAGGTCAACAGACGGCTGGTCTGGGACTCG GTCCTCTCCGCCTCCCTCTGGGGTGGGTGTCTCCTCCCCATCGGAGGCAGACCGTCCTCCATCGCTGACAG GTTCTATCTGGGCGGTCCCACCAGTGTGCGAGGATTTGGAATGTACAGCATCGGTCCACAGAGTGAGG GTGACTACCTGGGAGGAGAGGCGTACTGGGCAGGCGGGCTCCACCTGTACACTCCTCTACCCTTCCGTCCGGGTCGGGCCGGCTTCGGAGACCTCTTCAGGACACACTTCTTCCTCAACGCTGGGAACCTGTGCAACCTCAACTACG GAGAGGGTCCAAGAGCACACCTACAGAAGCTGGCGGAGTGTATCCGCTGGTCGTATGGAGCAGGCATCGTGTTGCGTCTCGCGAACATCGCCAGGCTGGAGCTCAACTACTGCATTCCCATGGGGGTTCAGAGTGGAGACag attttccctgacacccaaag GATATGCGACGGCGTCCAGTTTGGAGCAGGAATCCGCTTCCTGTGATGTCATCACCCTGCCTCCCGGGTCCAGCAGCAGAGAGCACGATGGGAAAGGGAGAAGAGCATTGTCACTTGTTATCTGTTGA
- the LOC109864289 gene encoding sorting and assembly machinery component 50 homolog B isoform X2 — MGTVHARSMDPLPMHGRDMGVHPDDMIEVQEAEQETKQEVLENKDVVVQHVNIEGLGRTKEDLLGYEISEVFHAKNLIDVMKKSHIARQKLLRLGIFKEVEVVIDTSDGADALPNGLDVTFEVTEMKRLTGSYNTMVGNNEGSMVLGVKLPNVFGRAEKLTFQFSYGTKETSYGLSFFKPQPGNFERNLALNLYKVTGQFPWSSLKETDRGVSTELNFPLWRTNHTLKWEGVWRELGCLARSASFAVREESGHTLKSALSHTMSIDNRNSAIFPKKGALLRINQELAGYTGGDASFLKEDFELQVNRRLVWDSVLSASLWGGCLLPIGGRPSSIADRFYLGGPTSVRGFGMYSIGPQSEGDYLGGEAYWAGGLHLYTPLPFRPGRAGFGDLFRTHFFLNAGNLCNLNYGEGPRAHLQKLAECIRWSYGAGIVLRLANIARLELNYCIPMGVQSGDRICDGVQFGAGIRFL, encoded by the exons ATGGGGACTGTCCACGCCAGG AGTATGGACCCTCTCCCGATGCACGGGCGTGACATGGGCGTTCATCCCGACGACATGATTGAGGTGCAGGAGGCAGAACAAGAGACTAAACAGGAGGTCCTGGAAAACAAAGAC GTTGTTGTCCAACATGTCAACATTGAGGGCTTGGGCAGAACCAAAGAGGATCTGCTGGGCTATGAAATCTCAGAGGTCTTCCATGCTAAAAACCTTATTGAT GTCATGAAGAAGTCTCATATTGCCAGACAGAAACTGCTGCGTCTGGGCATCTTCAAAGAGGTGGAGGTTGTCATAGATACATCAGATG GTGCGGATGCGTTGCCCAATGGTCTGGACGTGACGTTCGAGGTGACAGAGATGAAGAGGCTGACGGGCAGCTACAACACCATGGTCGGCAACAACGAGGGCAGCATg GTGTTGGGTGTGAAGCTTCCTAACGTGTTTGGCCGTGCGGAGAAGTTAACCTTCCAGTTTTCCTATGGGACCAAGGAGACTTCCTACGGCCTGTCCTTCTTCAAGCCCCAGCCAGGCAACTTCGAACGCAA CCTCGCTCTAAACCTGTACAAAGTCACAGGCCAGTTTCCATGGAGCTCCctcaaagagacagacagaggagtctCCACTGAGCTCAAT TTTCCTCTGTGGAGGACCAACCACACTCTGAAGTGGGAGGGTGTGTGGCGGGAGCTGGGTTGTCTGGCACGCAGTGCCTCCTTCGCCGTGCGAGAAGAGAGCGGACACACCCTCAAGTCTGCCCTCTCG CACACCATGTCCATTGACAACAGGAACTCTGCCATCTTCCCCAAGAAAGGTGCCTTACTGAGGATCAACcag GAGCTGGCTGGCTATACAGGCGGAGACGCAAGCTTCCTGAAGGAGGACTTTGAGCTGCAGGTCAACAGACGGCTGGTCTGGGACTCG GTCCTCTCCGCCTCCCTCTGGGGTGGGTGTCTCCTCCCCATCGGAGGCAGACCGTCCTCCATCGCTGACAG GTTCTATCTGGGCGGTCCCACCAGTGTGCGAGGATTTGGAATGTACAGCATCGGTCCACAGAGTGAGG GTGACTACCTGGGAGGAGAGGCGTACTGGGCAGGCGGGCTCCACCTGTACACTCCTCTACCCTTCCGTCCGGGTCGGGCCGGCTTCGGAGACCTCTTCAGGACACACTTCTTCCTCAACGCTGGGAACCTGTGCAACCTCAACTACG GAGAGGGTCCAAGAGCACACCTACAGAAGCTGGCGGAGTGTATCCGCTGGTCGTATGGAGCAGGCATCGTGTTGCGTCTCGCGAACATCGCCAGGCTGGAGCTCAACTACTGCATTCCCATGGGGGTTCAGAGTGGAGACag GATATGCGACGGCGTCCAGTTTGGAGCAGGAATCCGCTTCCTGTGA